One Halioglobus japonicus DNA segment encodes these proteins:
- the cysM gene encoding cysteine synthase CysM, which produces MPDYPTIEACIGNTPLVRLQRLPGETSNTLLVKLEGNNPAGSVKDRPAISMIAQAEARGDIQPGDTLIEATSGNTGIALAMAAAIRGYPLTLIMPSHMSDERKLSMSAYGATLVEVSQEEGMEGARDLAMAMQARGEGRVLDQFANPDNPRAHLTGTGPEIWQQTDGTITHFVSSMGTTGTIMGTSAYLKQQNPDIQIVGLQPEDGSSIPGIRRWPEAYLPAIYDAARVDRVLDISQPESERVMRRMAAEEGIFCGVSSGGAVAGALRLSAELENAVIVAIICDRGDRYLSTGVFAGS; this is translated from the coding sequence ATGCCTGACTATCCAACGATAGAAGCCTGTATTGGCAATACTCCCCTTGTGCGCCTGCAGCGCCTACCCGGTGAGACCAGTAACACGCTGTTGGTCAAGCTGGAGGGGAATAACCCGGCTGGCTCGGTTAAAGACCGTCCTGCCATCAGCATGATCGCTCAGGCTGAAGCCCGCGGCGATATCCAGCCCGGCGATACTCTGATAGAAGCCACCAGTGGCAATACCGGCATTGCCCTGGCCATGGCCGCAGCCATTCGCGGCTATCCGCTCACGCTGATTATGCCCTCGCATATGAGTGATGAGCGCAAACTGTCCATGTCCGCCTATGGCGCCACATTGGTCGAAGTTTCCCAGGAGGAGGGCATGGAAGGCGCCCGGGATCTGGCTATGGCGATGCAGGCTCGCGGCGAGGGTCGGGTGCTGGATCAGTTCGCCAACCCGGACAACCCGCGCGCCCACCTGACCGGCACAGGGCCGGAGATCTGGCAGCAGACCGACGGCACCATCACGCACTTTGTCAGTTCAATGGGCACGACAGGCACCATAATGGGGACCTCGGCCTACCTCAAACAGCAGAATCCCGACATCCAGATTGTCGGCCTGCAACCCGAAGATGGTTCCAGTATCCCTGGGATTCGCCGCTGGCCGGAGGCTTATCTACCGGCGATCTATGATGCCGCCCGAGTCGATCGGGTGCTCGATATTTCCCAACCGGAATCTGAGCGGGTCATGCGCCGAATGGCCGCCGAGGAGGGAATTTTCTGTGGCGTCTCTTCAGGCGGGGCCGTGGCCGGAGCGCTGCGCCTGTCGGCGGAGCTTGAGAATGCCGTCATCGTGGCCATTATTTGCGATCGCGGCGACCGCTACTTATCGACCGGCGTGTTCGCAGGGTCCTGA
- the relA gene encoding GTP diphosphokinase, with amino-acid sequence MVQVRKQLPDPASGAAVDLDEWVEHLAISLDDQDGGQLLEACRLLQQLAAGEGEDPGDWATESDCFAAGLDTALILAELHVGASCLVAGVLYRAVREKRITLEEVGARFGEEVEELLQGVLRMAAIGELRLHQEHPVLGQAHAQKDNIRKMLIALVDDVRVALIKLAERTCAIRAVKNDEERRELVAREVFDVYAPLAHRLGIGHLKWELEDLSFRYIYTDAYRKIARLLDGKRLERDQFIVEVKELLSRVLGGAGLEFEIEGRAKHIYSIWRKMQRKGIGFSQVYDIRAVRILVPEVKDCYATLGLVHGLWRNIPNEFDDYIANPKENGYRSLHTAVIGPEGKILEVQIRTHQMHEEAELGVCAHWRYKGSDGGDGMASTYEEKIAWLRQVLDWHEETGDADEVAEQFSFNVAQDRVYVFTPDGDVVNLAHGATPLDFAYHVHTEVGHRCRGAKVNGSIVPLTYELKTGERVEILTSNEGQPKRDWLQPGLGYLRTSRARAKVQHWFRSQAREENIAAGRQLLEREFRRLALTSVDYQRITRKVSAKSVEDMFALVGSGELASSQVLNAAQGLVERRPEPELKLARPGATRYRSEVQVHGVGNLLNHMAGCCKPLPGDAITGFITQGRGVSIHRTDCARLVKLQEASPERVIEVEWGGAPTDNYEVDVAIEAYDRHGLLRDITGLFANAHINVLSINTQTNKKSHTATMRLRVEVPNLASLSKLLERINRLHNVISANRCTAE; translated from the coding sequence ATGGTCCAGGTTCGCAAACAACTTCCCGACCCCGCCAGTGGCGCAGCCGTTGACCTCGATGAGTGGGTTGAACACCTGGCCATCAGCCTCGATGACCAGGATGGAGGCCAGTTGCTGGAAGCCTGTCGATTGCTGCAGCAATTGGCGGCAGGCGAGGGCGAAGACCCCGGCGACTGGGCGACCGAAAGCGACTGTTTCGCGGCGGGGCTGGACACCGCACTGATTCTCGCGGAGCTGCACGTGGGGGCCTCCTGCCTGGTAGCCGGTGTGCTCTATCGGGCTGTGCGCGAGAAGCGAATTACCCTCGAAGAGGTGGGAGCCCGGTTCGGTGAAGAGGTAGAGGAGCTGTTACAGGGCGTATTGCGCATGGCTGCCATCGGCGAGCTGCGCCTGCACCAGGAGCATCCCGTGCTAGGCCAGGCACACGCCCAGAAAGACAACATACGCAAGATGTTGATTGCGCTCGTGGACGATGTGCGGGTGGCGCTGATCAAACTGGCGGAGCGGACCTGCGCGATCCGCGCGGTGAAGAATGACGAGGAGCGCCGTGAACTGGTCGCCCGGGAAGTCTTTGACGTGTATGCACCGCTGGCTCACCGGCTCGGCATTGGTCATCTCAAGTGGGAGCTTGAGGACTTGTCGTTCCGCTACATCTACACCGATGCCTATCGCAAAATTGCCCGGCTGTTGGACGGCAAGCGCCTGGAACGCGATCAGTTTATCGTCGAGGTTAAAGAGTTGCTCAGTCGCGTCCTCGGTGGCGCTGGCCTTGAATTTGAAATCGAGGGTCGGGCGAAACACATTTACAGTATCTGGCGCAAAATGCAGCGCAAGGGTATTGGCTTTTCTCAGGTTTACGATATTCGCGCGGTGCGCATCCTGGTACCAGAGGTGAAGGACTGTTACGCGACGCTGGGGCTGGTGCATGGCCTGTGGCGCAACATTCCCAATGAGTTTGACGACTATATCGCCAACCCAAAAGAGAACGGCTATCGCTCACTGCATACCGCGGTAATCGGCCCGGAAGGAAAAATTCTGGAAGTACAGATCCGCACCCACCAGATGCATGAAGAAGCCGAGCTCGGGGTTTGTGCGCACTGGCGCTACAAGGGCTCTGATGGTGGTGATGGCATGGCCAGCACCTACGAGGAAAAAATTGCCTGGTTGCGCCAGGTACTCGATTGGCATGAGGAAACGGGTGACGCCGACGAGGTCGCCGAGCAATTCAGCTTCAATGTCGCTCAGGATCGGGTGTATGTCTTTACGCCAGATGGCGATGTCGTCAATCTCGCCCACGGCGCGACACCGCTGGATTTCGCCTATCACGTCCATACGGAAGTCGGTCATCGTTGTCGCGGCGCTAAAGTCAACGGATCGATCGTGCCCCTTACCTATGAGCTCAAGACCGGTGAGCGAGTTGAAATTCTCACCAGTAATGAAGGCCAGCCCAAGCGCGACTGGCTGCAGCCGGGGCTGGGCTATCTGCGCACCTCTCGGGCGCGAGCCAAGGTGCAGCACTGGTTCCGGTCCCAGGCGCGCGAGGAAAATATTGCCGCCGGGCGTCAGTTGCTGGAGCGGGAGTTCAGGCGTCTGGCGCTTACCAGCGTCGACTACCAGCGCATCACTCGCAAAGTCAGTGCGAAATCCGTTGAGGACATGTTTGCGTTGGTCGGCTCCGGGGAACTCGCCTCCAGCCAGGTCCTGAATGCCGCCCAGGGCCTGGTAGAACGCCGCCCCGAACCCGAGCTCAAGCTGGCCCGGCCGGGTGCGACCCGCTACCGTAGCGAGGTGCAGGTGCATGGTGTTGGTAACCTGCTCAATCACATGGCGGGTTGTTGCAAGCCGCTGCCCGGCGACGCCATTACCGGGTTCATTACCCAGGGTCGCGGCGTCAGTATTCACCGCACGGATTGCGCACGCCTCGTAAAACTCCAGGAGGCATCTCCGGAGCGGGTGATTGAAGTCGAATGGGGTGGCGCGCCCACCGATAACTACGAAGTGGATGTGGCGATTGAAGCCTATGATCGCCACGGTCTGCTGCGCGATATTACCGGCTTATTCGCCAACGCCCATATCAATGTGTTGTCGATCAATACCCAGACCAACAAGAAGTCTCACACTGCGACCATGCGCCTGCGGGTTGAAGTGCCAAATCTGGCGTCGCTATCCAAGCTTTTGGAGCGGATCAACCGTTTGCACAATGTGATTTCCGCGAATCGGTGCACAGCTGAATGA
- the adk gene encoding adenylate kinase, with product MRLILLGAPGAGKGTQAQYITEKFGIPQISTGDMLRAAVKAQTPLGIEAKQVMDAGGLVSDDIIIGLVKERIAEDDCASGFLFDGFPRTIPQAQAMVEEGVSIDHVVEIAVDDEEIVSRMSGRRVHPGSGRVYHVIHNPPKTEGEDDETGEALVQRDDDQEETVRKRLEIYHEQTSPLVDFYQDMTGSDAPAYHRIEGVGSVEQIRDRVFDELG from the coding sequence ATGCGTTTGATTTTGCTGGGCGCCCCGGGCGCCGGAAAAGGCACCCAGGCCCAATACATTACCGAAAAATTCGGTATTCCCCAGATTTCCACCGGCGACATGCTCCGTGCCGCGGTCAAGGCTCAAACCCCGCTGGGCATCGAAGCCAAGCAAGTGATGGATGCCGGCGGTCTGGTGTCAGACGACATCATTATTGGTCTCGTGAAAGAACGTATCGCTGAAGACGATTGTGCCTCTGGTTTTCTGTTTGATGGTTTTCCCCGCACGATCCCCCAGGCTCAGGCCATGGTGGAAGAGGGTGTCAGTATTGATCATGTCGTTGAGATTGCCGTGGACGACGAAGAGATTGTGTCCCGCATGAGTGGCCGTCGTGTACACCCGGGCTCTGGTCGCGTCTATCACGTTATTCACAATCCGCCGAAGACTGAAGGCGAGGATGATGAGACCGGCGAAGCACTAGTGCAGCGTGACGATGATCAGGAAGAGACTGTTCGCAAGCGCCTGGAAATTTATCACGAACAAACCAGTCCACTGGTCGACTTTTATCAGGATATGACGGGCAGCGATGCGCCTGCCTATCACCGAATAGAAGGTGTGGGCAGTGTCGAACAAATTCGCGATCGCGTATTCGACGAACTTGGTTGA
- the acpS gene encoding holo-ACP synthase, whose amino-acid sequence MIAIGTDILKFERIDEVLGRLGDRFVERILTPEERVEYVASSRPGNLLAKRFAAKEAVAKCLGTGIGRGVSWQDICIVHDENGAPGVVLSGGALEVARTRGGARVLLSLADETDCVVAFAVLS is encoded by the coding sequence GTGATAGCGATAGGCACCGATATTCTGAAATTCGAGCGCATCGACGAGGTGTTGGGGCGCCTGGGTGATCGCTTTGTTGAGCGGATCCTGACCCCCGAGGAGCGTGTGGAATACGTCGCCAGTTCGCGTCCTGGCAATTTGCTCGCCAAGCGCTTTGCGGCCAAAGAGGCGGTTGCAAAATGCCTGGGAACGGGTATTGGGCGGGGGGTGAGTTGGCAGGATATATGCATAGTTCACGATGAGAACGGGGCCCCCGGTGTGGTGCTCAGTGGCGGCGCACTGGAAGTGGCCAGGACCCGGGGCGGTGCCAGGGTTTTGCTCAGCCTGGCAGATGAAACCGACTGTGTCGTTGCCTTTGCGGTGTTGTCCTGA
- the mobA gene encoding molybdenum cofactor guanylyltransferase MobA, translating to MADENLFPTNTITGLLLAGGAGRRVGNRDKGTLPWRGRPMATHCVERMAPQVKELYISCNRSQAFYNQFDCALISDERVDFQGPLAGVEAMAGHCKTEFLFLAPCDTPQLPLDLAQRLLTALQHNPGANISYARTAQREHYLCALVRGSCLATVSDFLDTGERAVRLWYGQQGAVSVDFSDTAEAFININTMTDVMVTAE from the coding sequence TTGGCTGACGAAAACCTTTTTCCCACAAATACAATCACAGGACTATTGCTGGCTGGAGGCGCAGGACGACGCGTAGGCAACCGCGATAAAGGTACATTGCCCTGGCGCGGCCGGCCTATGGCCACCCACTGTGTCGAGCGAATGGCGCCACAGGTCAAGGAACTGTATATCAGTTGTAATCGCAGTCAGGCGTTCTACAACCAGTTCGACTGCGCACTGATTAGTGATGAGAGAGTAGATTTTCAGGGTCCGCTGGCGGGCGTAGAAGCGATGGCCGGTCACTGCAAGACCGAGTTTCTATTTCTGGCGCCTTGCGATACACCGCAACTGCCGTTGGACCTGGCCCAGCGTCTTCTAACAGCCCTGCAGCACAACCCCGGCGCAAATATCAGCTACGCGCGCACCGCACAACGTGAACACTACCTATGCGCGTTAGTGCGCGGCTCATGCCTCGCAACAGTCAGTGACTTCCTCGACACTGGCGAACGGGCTGTCAGACTATGGTACGGCCAACAGGGGGCCGTCAGCGTGGATTTCAGCGACACAGCCGAGGCCTTTATCAATATCAATACCATGACGGATGTCATGGTCACAGCTGAATAG
- the recO gene encoding DNA repair protein RecO → MRVSLQPGYVLHSRPYRDSSNLLEVFSAEHGRVSLVAKGARRKTRGGSQAALLQPFSPLLISFTGRSELKTLTQVESAGPATHLRSERLYSGLYLNEILVRLLHRHDPHPRLFAGYAAAVQALGEGVDVEHVLRRFELQLLDELGYRLDLDREGSSGEPLDAATWYLFDPDTGLLPCAGSNAQNRPAYLGEDLLQIAAGVFDGSARLTARRLMRQALAVHLGDAPLRSRELFRAQPQE, encoded by the coding sequence ATGCGAGTATCGCTGCAACCAGGCTACGTGCTGCACAGCCGCCCCTATCGGGATTCGAGTAACCTTCTGGAAGTCTTTTCCGCCGAACACGGCCGCGTCAGTCTTGTGGCCAAGGGAGCACGGCGCAAAACCCGCGGTGGCAGCCAGGCGGCGCTGCTGCAGCCATTTTCACCACTGTTGATCAGTTTTACCGGTCGCTCCGAGCTCAAGACCCTTACCCAGGTGGAGTCGGCGGGGCCCGCCACCCACTTGCGCAGTGAACGTCTCTACAGCGGCCTTTACCTGAATGAGATCCTGGTGCGTCTGTTGCATCGCCACGACCCTCATCCGCGCTTGTTTGCAGGCTATGCCGCCGCCGTGCAAGCCCTGGGTGAGGGTGTCGATGTGGAGCACGTGCTGCGGCGCTTCGAACTACAGCTGCTCGACGAACTGGGATATCGGCTGGATCTGGACCGGGAGGGCAGCAGCGGCGAACCGCTCGATGCAGCCACGTGGTACCTTTTCGATCCGGACACAGGCCTGCTGCCTTGCGCCGGCAGCAATGCCCAGAATCGCCCCGCTTATCTGGGCGAGGATTTACTGCAAATAGCCGCCGGGGTGTTCGATGGCAGCGCTCGGCTGACGGCGCGTCGATTGATGCGCCAGGCGCTGGCAGTGCACCTGGGAGACGCACCCTTGCGCAGTCGCGAGTTGTTTCGCGCCCAACCACAGGAGTGA
- the mazG gene encoding nucleoside triphosphate pyrophosphohydrolase, with protein MSRSQYTIDDLLRVMERLRDPEHGCPWDLRQDFASIVPSTLEECYELAHAIEEQDFGHVAEELGDVLFQVIFYSQLGREQQLFEFGEIVDTLVAKLVRRHPHVFANGDIEGVVGGNITEAEVNASWEAIKQQERGERDLHDILADVPVALPALPRAQKLQKRAASVGFDWPDVEPVLEKLEEEIGELRAALREGEAAEIESEMGDVLFSGVNLARHLKLDAETTLRRASSKFEQRFQAMEKIARKNGESLDQLDEAALDALWERAKAARS; from the coding sequence ATGAGCCGCAGTCAATATACGATCGACGATTTGCTCAGGGTGATGGAGCGTTTACGCGATCCGGAGCACGGCTGTCCCTGGGACCTCAGGCAGGACTTCGCCAGTATCGTGCCGTCGACGCTGGAAGAGTGCTACGAACTGGCGCACGCCATTGAAGAACAGGATTTCGGTCATGTTGCCGAGGAGCTTGGCGATGTGTTGTTCCAGGTGATTTTCTACAGTCAGCTGGGGCGAGAGCAGCAGTTGTTCGAATTTGGCGAAATTGTCGATACCCTGGTTGCGAAACTGGTACGGCGTCACCCGCACGTGTTCGCCAATGGTGATATCGAAGGAGTCGTCGGCGGTAATATCACTGAAGCTGAGGTCAACGCCAGCTGGGAAGCCATAAAACAGCAGGAGCGTGGCGAGCGTGACCTTCATGACATCCTGGCGGATGTCCCGGTAGCGCTGCCGGCACTGCCGCGGGCACAAAAGCTGCAGAAGCGGGCTGCCTCAGTCGGCTTTGACTGGCCGGATGTGGAGCCGGTGCTGGAAAAACTGGAGGAAGAAATCGGTGAATTGCGGGCTGCACTTCGTGAGGGAGAGGCTGCCGAGATTGAATCCGAGATGGGAGATGTGCTGTTTTCCGGCGTCAATCTGGCCCGTCACCTAAAGCTGGATGCCGAAACGACTTTGCGCCGCGCCTCGAGTAAATTCGAGCAGAGATTCCAAGCTATGGAGAAAATAGCGCGCAAGAATGGCGAGTCTCTCGACCAGCTCGACGAGGCTGCTCTGGACGCCCTTTGGGAGCGTGCCAAGGCCGCTCGGTCCTAG